From a region of the Odocoileus virginianus isolate 20LAN1187 ecotype Illinois chromosome 19, Ovbor_1.2, whole genome shotgun sequence genome:
- the OOEP gene encoding oocyte-expressed protein homolog encodes MVDDAGYSEALGDRLLGFPRPSPRVRIRPWWFPAQDLRNPLVFFLEAWLADSIFGPDRSLVPEMEWMSQALLMVDAVDAGNVVEVTVFARPAVQRQVKSVLLSQASVLREQRARAEKMEQLEEFLKAQAPGPQVPQHPVA; translated from the exons ATGGTCGACGATGCTGGCTACTCAGAGGCCCTTGGGGACAGGCTGCTGGGGTTCCCGCGTCCCTCGCCGCGGGTTCGCATCCGGCCATGGTGGTTTCCTGCGCAGGACTTGAGGAATCCGTTGGTGTTCTTCCTGGAGGCGTGGCTGGCCGACTCGATCTTTG GCCCAGACCGATCCTTGGTTCCAGAAATGGAGTGGATGAGCCAGGCCCTGCTGATGGTGGACGCTGTTGACGCTGGGAACGTGGTCGAAGTCACGGTTTTCGCGCGGCCGGCAGTCCAGCGTCAGGTGAAGAGCGTGCTTCTGAGCCAGGCGTCAGTGCTCCGGGAGCAGCGCGCCCGAG CTGAGAAGATGGAACAACTTGAGGAATTCCTGAAGGCCCAGGCACCAGGTCCACAGGTGCCCCAGCATCCTGTTGCATGA